The Gillisia sp. Hel_I_86 genome has a segment encoding these proteins:
- the thrS gene encoding threonine--tRNA ligase — protein sequence MIKISLPDGTVKEFESGATPMDVAKSISEGFARNVISAKFNDTVVESSTPLTTDGSLILYTWNDKDGKKAFWHSTSHVMAQAIEILYPGAKLTIGPAIENGFYYDVDFGEQKISENDFKKIEDKMLEIARGKHEFSMRSSTKAEALSYYKEQNNPFKVELIENLEDGTITFCDHDTFTDLCRGGHIPNTGIIKAVKLMSVAGAYWRGNEKNPQLTRVYGTSFPKQKDLKEYLELLEEAKKRDHRKLGKELQLFTFSQKVGQGLPLWLPKGAALRERLENFLKAAQKKAGYEMVITPHIGQKELYVTSGHYEKYGADSFQPILTPNEGEEFLLKPMNCPHHCEIYNSAPWSYKDLPKRFAEFGTVYRYEQSGELHGLTRVRGFTQDDAHIFCTPDQLDSEFKKVIDLTLYVFESLGFDDFTAQVSLRDPENKEKYIGNDDVWEKAESAILSAAKEKGLNFVVETGEAAFYGPKLDFMVKDALGRSWQLGTIQVDYNLPERFALTYKGSDNEMHRPVMIHRAPFGSMERFVAVLLENTGGNFPLWLMPEQAIILSLSEKYEKYSQKVLELLENDEIRAVSDDRSETIGKKIRDAEMSKVPYMLIVGEQEEKDGTVSVRRHGEGDIGTMSIEAFAELVNNEIKKTHKAFEV from the coding sequence ATGATAAAAATAAGTTTGCCAGATGGCACGGTAAAAGAATTTGAGAGCGGAGCCACTCCAATGGATGTGGCTAAAAGTATTAGTGAAGGTTTTGCGAGAAATGTGATTTCAGCAAAATTCAATGATACCGTTGTGGAATCTTCTACGCCACTTACAACCGATGGCAGTCTTATATTATATACTTGGAACGATAAAGATGGGAAAAAGGCTTTTTGGCATTCCACTTCTCACGTAATGGCACAGGCTATTGAAATTTTGTATCCGGGAGCTAAGCTCACTATTGGACCAGCGATTGAAAATGGGTTTTATTATGATGTGGATTTTGGAGAGCAAAAAATTTCTGAAAACGATTTTAAGAAGATTGAGGATAAGATGCTCGAGATTGCTCGTGGAAAACATGAGTTTAGCATGCGATCTTCTACCAAAGCAGAAGCACTGTCTTATTATAAAGAACAAAACAATCCTTTTAAAGTTGAGCTGATCGAGAATCTGGAAGATGGAACCATTACTTTTTGTGATCATGACACCTTTACCGATCTATGTCGTGGGGGTCATATTCCAAATACTGGAATTATCAAGGCTGTAAAACTGATGAGTGTTGCCGGCGCATATTGGAGAGGAAACGAAAAAAATCCTCAACTCACAAGAGTTTACGGAACTTCCTTCCCGAAGCAAAAAGATCTAAAGGAATATTTAGAGCTATTAGAAGAAGCAAAAAAGCGCGACCACAGAAAATTAGGAAAGGAACTGCAACTTTTTACTTTTTCACAAAAGGTTGGGCAAGGATTGCCTTTATGGCTTCCTAAAGGTGCCGCATTAAGAGAGCGTTTGGAAAATTTCCTGAAAGCAGCTCAGAAAAAAGCTGGTTATGAAATGGTGATCACTCCGCATATTGGTCAAAAAGAACTTTATGTGACCTCGGGCCATTATGAAAAATACGGCGCAGATAGTTTTCAGCCAATTCTTACCCCTAATGAAGGAGAAGAATTCTTACTAAAACCTATGAACTGTCCACATCACTGTGAAATTTACAATTCTGCCCCATGGAGCTACAAAGATCTTCCAAAGCGCTTTGCGGAATTTGGAACGGTTTATAGGTATGAGCAAAGTGGGGAATTACATGGTTTAACTCGTGTTAGAGGTTTTACTCAAGATGATGCACATATTTTTTGTACTCCAGATCAGTTGGATTCTGAATTCAAAAAAGTAATAGATCTTACCTTATATGTATTCGAATCTTTAGGTTTCGATGATTTTACTGCTCAGGTTTCCTTGAGAGACCCCGAAAACAAAGAAAAATACATAGGAAATGATGATGTTTGGGAAAAGGCAGAATCTGCAATCCTTTCTGCAGCAAAAGAAAAAGGGCTTAATTTTGTGGTTGAAACTGGAGAAGCGGCATTTTACGGTCCAAAATTAGACTTTATGGTTAAAGATGCTTTAGGAAGAAGCTGGCAACTTGGCACCATTCAGGTCGATTACAATCTGCCAGAACGTTTTGCCCTGACATATAAAGGAAGTGATAACGAAATGCACCGACCAGTAATGATTCACAGAGCTCCTTTTGGTAGTATGGAACGCTTTGTTGCTGTATTGCTTGAAAATACAGGAGGTAATTTCCCATTATGGTTAATGCCAGAACAAGCTATTATACTCTCCCTCAGTGAGAAATATGAAAAATACTCACAAAAAGTTTTAGAATTGCTTGAAAATGACGAAATTCGCGCCGTATCTGATGACCGGAGCGAGACCATTGGCAAGAAAATACGGGATGCTGAAATGAGCAAAGTCCCATATATGCTGATTGTTGGCGAGCAAGAAGAGAAAGATGGTACAGTTTCTGTACGTAGACACGGAGAAGGTGACATTGGAACAATGTCTATTGAAGCCTTTGCTGAATTAGTAAACAATGAAATCAAAAAAACGCATAAAGCGTTTGAAGTATAA
- the infC gene encoding translation initiation factor IF-3: MKEDQHRINGKIRSEELRLVGDNIEMGVYPTRKALEIAEEQGLDLVEISPNAKPPVAKVMDYKKFLYEQKKREKVLKAKASKVVVKEIRFGPQTDDHDYEFKKRNAEKFLKDGAKLKAFVFFKGRSIVFKDQGQILLLRLAQDLEEVGKVEQMPKLEGKRMTMFLSPKKTK; the protein is encoded by the coding sequence ATTAAAGAAGACCAACACCGCATTAACGGAAAAATCCGATCAGAAGAATTACGCCTTGTTGGCGATAACATTGAAATGGGAGTGTATCCCACGAGAAAGGCGCTAGAAATAGCCGAAGAACAAGGTTTAGATCTAGTAGAGATTTCTCCAAATGCAAAACCACCGGTTGCAAAGGTGATGGATTATAAGAAATTTCTTTATGAACAAAAGAAACGGGAAAAAGTCCTAAAAGCTAAAGCCAGTAAAGTTGTAGTTAAAGAAATTCGATTTGGTCCACAAACCGATGATCATGATTATGAATTCAAAAAGCGAAATGCTGAGAAATTCCTAAAAGACGGAGCCAAACTTAAGGCTTTCGTATTCTTTAAAGGAAGGTCTATTGTTTTTAAAGATCAGGGTCAGATATTACTTCTGCGTCTTGCACAAGATCTAGAAGAAGTTGGAAAAGTAGAACAAATGCCGAAGTTGGAAGGAAAACGTATGACTATGTTTCTCTCTCCCAAGAAAACGAAATAA
- the rpmI gene encoding 50S ribosomal protein L35 produces the protein MPKMKTKSSAKKRFKLTGTGKIKRKHAFKSHILTKKSKKRKLALTHSTLVHEADEKNIKTQLRLK, from the coding sequence ATGCCTAAAATGAAAACCAAATCCAGTGCCAAGAAGCGTTTTAAGCTTACAGGTACCGGTAAAATTAAAAGAAAGCACGCGTTTAAAAGCCATATCTTAACAAAGAAGTCAAAAAAACGTAAGCTTGCTCTAACGCACAGTACTTTGGTACATGAAGCGGATGAGAAAAATATCAAAACTCAACTACGTTTAAAGTAG
- the rplT gene encoding 50S ribosomal protein L20, giving the protein MPRSVNSVAKRARRKKVLKQAKGYFGRRKNVWTVAKNAVDKAMLYAYRDRKTNKRNFRSLWIVRINAGARMHGMSYSQFMGGLKAAKIDLNRKVLADLAMNHPEAFGAIVNKVK; this is encoded by the coding sequence ATGCCAAGATCAGTAAATTCAGTTGCCAAGAGAGCCAGAAGAAAAAAGGTTCTTAAGCAAGCAAAAGGTTACTTTGGACGTCGTAAAAACGTTTGGACAGTAGCAAAAAATGCGGTGGACAAAGCAATGTTATATGCTTATAGGGACCGTAAAACCAATAAAAGAAATTTCCGTTCTCTTTGGATCGTGCGTATTAACGCCGGAGCAAGAATGCACGGGATGTCTTATTCCCAGTTTATGGGAGGTTTAAAAGCTGCTAAAATCGATTTAAACCGCAAGGTTTTAGCCGATTTGGCAATGAACCATCCAGAAGCGTTTGGAGCTATAGTTAACAAAGTAAAATAA
- a CDS encoding pyridoxal phosphate-dependent decarboxylase family protein, which produces MHTIDIELVEMTLDVMKYTIDRISNITPEFGAPKREEELLEMVGETITPKGIGGEIAFKLFKDVLVKATVPIDHPRHLAFVPAAPTRAAIMFDLVTSASSIHGAYWMEGAGGIFCENQAMKWLVSLTGLPKDAFGVFTSGGTAANLSALVAAREEWRTRDKKNMAVKGLLLTSNGAHSSIQAMAKVMDADLEIIVCEGENLTGTKLKSTIANLKKEDRKRLFAVVATGGTTNAGIIDELDTIAEVCEKEKVWLHIDCAYGGGALAAPSVRHLFNGIEKADSITIDPHKWLFSPYDCGAVIYKDLELAKNAHSQKGSYLEIFKDDGAHGFNPADYQIQLTRRVRGMPLWFSLAMHGTEKYRDSIERGIELAKIAEKKIRERDYLELVRPSSLSVVLYRRKGWTPDQYRDWTYKNHREGIALVTPTKWKTNGEDETVSRFCFINPDTTEEDIDLILDTMK; this is translated from the coding sequence ATGCACACCATAGATATTGAGTTGGTCGAGATGACTTTGGATGTCATGAAATATACCATCGATCGTATTTCTAATATCACTCCAGAATTTGGAGCTCCCAAAAGAGAAGAAGAATTGTTGGAAATGGTGGGAGAAACCATCACCCCAAAAGGAATAGGAGGAGAAATAGCATTCAAATTATTTAAGGATGTACTTGTCAAAGCAACGGTGCCAATTGACCATCCAAGGCATTTGGCGTTTGTGCCCGCCGCTCCAACCCGGGCTGCGATTATGTTCGATTTGGTAACTTCTGCTTCCAGTATTCACGGAGCCTATTGGATGGAAGGTGCTGGAGGAATTTTTTGCGAAAACCAAGCGATGAAATGGTTGGTTTCCTTAACAGGGCTACCAAAAGATGCATTCGGGGTTTTTACCAGTGGAGGCACTGCAGCAAATTTATCGGCACTTGTTGCCGCACGCGAAGAATGGCGAACTAGGGATAAAAAGAATATGGCTGTAAAAGGGCTTTTATTGACCTCTAATGGGGCGCATAGTTCTATTCAGGCTATGGCAAAAGTGATGGATGCAGACCTGGAAATTATCGTTTGCGAAGGAGAAAACCTTACCGGCACCAAATTGAAATCGACTATAGCAAATTTAAAGAAAGAAGACCGTAAGCGGTTATTTGCAGTGGTTGCGACCGGTGGAACTACCAATGCAGGAATTATAGATGAATTGGACACCATTGCTGAGGTTTGTGAAAAAGAGAAGGTTTGGTTGCATATAGATTGTGCTTATGGAGGTGGCGCTTTGGCTGCGCCTTCGGTAAGACATTTGTTCAACGGAATTGAAAAAGCAGATAGTATTACCATAGACCCTCATAAATGGCTTTTTTCGCCTTATGATTGTGGGGCAGTGATTTATAAAGATCTGGAATTAGCTAAAAATGCACATTCCCAAAAAGGCTCTTATTTGGAGATCTTTAAAGATGATGGTGCGCACGGATTTAATCCTGCCGATTATCAGATTCAGCTTACCAGAAGGGTACGTGGAATGCCATTATGGTTTTCATTGGCAATGCATGGAACCGAGAAATACCGGGACTCGATAGAGCGCGGAATTGAACTTGCTAAAATAGCAGAGAAAAAGATTAGGGAGAGGGATTATTTGGAATTGGTAAGGCCTTCAAGTCTTTCCGTAGTGCTATATAGAAGAAAAGGTTGGACTCCAGATCAATATCGAGATTGGACTTATAAGAACCACAGGGAGGGAATTGCTTTGGTAACGCCAACCAAGTGGAAAACAAATGGCGAGGATGAGACTGTTTCTAGGTTTTGTTTTATTAATCCGGATACTACAGAAGAAGATATCGATTTGATTCTGGATACGATGAAATAA
- the bshC gene encoding bacillithiol biosynthesis cysteine-adding enzyme BshC has protein sequence MPADCLSYRETNYFSQLISDYLDQKEELKSFYNRFPSIENFEGQIQYKKQSFSPSKRELLVTILQKQYANLEQGEVVSANIRALLNENTFTVTTGHQLNLFTGPLYFLYKIVSTINLASALKKQYPENNFVPIYWMATEDHDFEEINYFNLNGKKFKWNSQQKEAGNNAVGELNTEGLDEVFNLFSAEIGGGKNAEDLKQLFKSAYLEHSNLTDATRYLAHELFKEYGLVILDAHNRELKKAFIPYIEKELFEKVSHRTTINTAKKLEKLGYGVQVNPREINLFYLHDGLRERIVEKEGSFYINETEIKWNKEEMQKEIQGFPERFSPNVMLRPLYQEVILPNLCYIGGGGELAYWFELKDMFEELKVPFPVLLLRNSALIETSKQNEKRRKLEISHSELFLKQHELINRKVRKISNIDIDFSPQKEHLIKQFQQLYELAEKTDPTFLGAVKAQEVKQLKGLENLENRLLLAQKRKLKDEVTRITSLQNELFPNKSLQERQVNFSEMYLEFGKSLIPQLIENLDPLELKFKILSLGEK, from the coding sequence ATGCCTGCAGACTGTCTTTCCTATCGTGAAACAAATTATTTCTCCCAGCTTATTTCAGATTATTTGGATCAAAAGGAAGAACTAAAATCTTTTTATAATAGATTTCCAAGTATAGAGAATTTTGAAGGGCAAATTCAGTATAAAAAACAGTCTTTCTCCCCTTCGAAAAGAGAATTGCTCGTAACTATTTTGCAGAAGCAATATGCTAATTTGGAGCAAGGGGAAGTGGTTTCAGCTAATATACGTGCCCTGTTAAATGAAAATACTTTTACTGTTACAACAGGGCATCAACTAAACCTTTTTACCGGTCCGCTTTACTTTTTGTACAAAATAGTTTCTACCATCAATTTAGCTTCAGCTTTAAAAAAACAGTATCCGGAAAATAATTTTGTACCTATCTATTGGATGGCTACGGAAGATCATGATTTTGAAGAGATTAATTATTTCAATTTAAATGGTAAAAAATTCAAGTGGAACAGCCAGCAAAAAGAGGCTGGGAATAATGCGGTAGGAGAATTGAATACCGAAGGTTTGGATGAGGTTTTCAATCTTTTTTCGGCAGAAATAGGAGGAGGGAAGAATGCCGAAGACCTTAAGCAACTTTTTAAGTCGGCTTATTTGGAGCATTCCAATTTAACCGATGCGACTCGATATTTAGCACATGAATTATTTAAGGAATATGGCCTCGTGATTTTGGATGCTCATAACAGGGAGCTGAAAAAGGCATTTATACCCTATATAGAAAAAGAATTGTTCGAGAAAGTGTCTCATAGAACTACAATTAATACTGCCAAAAAGCTAGAGAAACTAGGATATGGAGTACAGGTGAACCCAAGGGAAATCAATTTATTTTATTTGCATGATGGTTTGCGGGAACGAATTGTAGAGAAAGAAGGATCTTTCTATATTAACGAAACAGAAATAAAGTGGAACAAAGAGGAAATGCAAAAGGAAATTCAGGGTTTTCCTGAGCGTTTCAGTCCCAATGTGATGCTACGGCCTTTATACCAAGAAGTGATCTTGCCCAATCTTTGTTACATAGGCGGAGGCGGAGAGTTGGCATATTGGTTTGAGCTAAAGGATATGTTCGAGGAATTAAAAGTGCCATTTCCTGTTCTTTTACTTCGGAATTCTGCTTTGATAGAAACAAGCAAACAAAATGAAAAGCGTCGCAAATTAGAAATTTCCCATTCAGAATTATTTCTGAAGCAGCATGAACTCATCAATAGAAAAGTGAGAAAAATATCCAATATTGATATTGATTTTTCACCTCAAAAAGAACATTTGATAAAGCAGTTTCAGCAATTATATGAACTGGCAGAAAAAACTGATCCTACATTTCTCGGTGCAGTAAAAGCACAAGAAGTAAAACAATTGAAAGGTTTGGAGAATCTAGAAAATAGATTGCTTCTGGCTCAAAAAAGAAAATTGAAGGATGAGGTTACGAGAATTACAAGTCTTCAAAATGAACTTTTTCCAAATAAAAGTTTGCAAGAACGCCAAGTTAATTTTTCTGAAATGTATTTAGAATTTGGGAAATCCCTAATTCCTCAACTCATTGAAAATTTAGACCCTTTAGAATTAAAATTTAAAATACTTAGCCTTGGAGAAAAATAA
- a CDS encoding M14 metallopeptidase family protein, whose product MKKTTFLLLFTCLITTSIFSQNLQSPEQFLGYEIGTQFTRHADVVNYFKHIAENSNLVEYTSYGKTNENRPLTYAVISSEENLRNIEEIKKNHLNNTNSVNNPDNNTDKAIVWLSYNVHGNEASSTEAAMQTAYELITNKKEWLKNTVIILDPCVNPDGRDRYTNWYNQVKATPYNASPVAAEHNEPWPGGRPNHYLFDLNRDWAWATQVETKNRLKIYNTWLPHIHVDFHEQGINDPYYFAPAAEPFHEIITPFQRDFQSEIGKNHAKYFDENGWLYFTKERFDLLYPSYGDTYPTYMGAIGMTYEQAGNGQAGLGIQTTEGYELTLVDRVAHHFTTSLSTVEIASQNVEKLNAEFNKFYQNDQLSYKSYALNGSPDKIAALKSLLDLHEIKYGSTNSGKIKGFNYSQNKQADFSSNENTLVINTNQPKGKMVQVLFEPNTKLSDSLTYDITAWSLPYAYGLEAVGSSKSLTINNIASVPSAINSTTNASAYISKWDSMKDARFLAALLKEGIKVRFSTLEFENAEQKFNPGSLVITKSDNRTLKDFNSKLIEIANKHGRQLTAANTGFSKSGPDFGSSEIKIINQPRVGVLRGEGVSSLNFGEIWHFFEQDLKYPITPIDTDYFKNIDFSLIDILVLPSGNYGKLLNKETLEQLTTWVKNGGKIISIGNAVGSFAGKEGFNLKENKPEAKKDTTATANLIPYASREREGIKDLITGSIVRTTLDKTHPLAFGYGDSYFSLKLSSNSYSYLSEGYNVAYLKDAPEIVSGFAGSEAAKNMKNSMIFGEERIGQGSIIYMVDNPLFRAFWENGKLFFANAVFFVNNENYRLKI is encoded by the coding sequence ATGAAAAAAACGACCTTCCTCCTCCTCTTTACTTGTTTAATTACGACTTCGATCTTCTCGCAAAACCTTCAATCCCCTGAACAATTTCTAGGATATGAAATTGGCACGCAATTCACGCGGCATGCAGATGTGGTGAATTATTTTAAGCACATTGCTGAAAATTCCAATTTAGTTGAATATACTTCTTACGGAAAAACCAATGAGAATAGACCGCTTACGTATGCGGTAATTTCTTCAGAAGAAAATTTGAGGAATATTGAAGAGATAAAAAAAAATCATTTAAATAATACAAATTCAGTTAATAACCCTGATAATAATACAGATAAAGCGATTGTTTGGCTAAGCTATAACGTCCACGGAAACGAAGCTTCCAGTACAGAAGCTGCCATGCAAACGGCTTATGAGTTAATCACTAACAAAAAAGAATGGCTTAAAAATACCGTGATAATTCTGGATCCTTGTGTAAATCCAGATGGACGAGATCGTTATACAAATTGGTACAATCAAGTGAAAGCAACTCCTTATAATGCATCCCCAGTGGCTGCAGAGCATAACGAACCATGGCCGGGAGGAAGGCCAAATCATTACCTTTTCGATCTAAATAGGGATTGGGCCTGGGCTACACAAGTTGAAACCAAAAACCGACTTAAAATTTATAATACATGGTTGCCACATATCCACGTAGATTTTCATGAGCAAGGCATCAACGATCCTTATTATTTTGCTCCGGCAGCAGAGCCTTTTCATGAGATAATCACTCCTTTTCAGCGAGATTTTCAAAGCGAAATAGGGAAGAACCATGCAAAATATTTTGATGAAAATGGTTGGCTCTATTTTACAAAAGAACGTTTCGATCTATTATATCCAAGTTATGGCGACACCTATCCAACGTACATGGGCGCCATAGGAATGACCTATGAACAAGCAGGAAACGGCCAAGCGGGTCTTGGGATCCAAACCACTGAAGGTTATGAACTCACCCTTGTAGATCGGGTAGCGCATCATTTTACCACAAGTTTATCCACGGTAGAAATCGCCTCACAGAATGTTGAAAAATTAAATGCTGAATTCAATAAATTCTATCAAAACGATCAGTTGTCCTATAAAAGTTACGCTTTAAATGGCAGCCCGGATAAGATTGCTGCTTTGAAATCGTTACTCGATCTACATGAAATAAAATATGGTTCGACCAATTCCGGAAAAATAAAAGGTTTTAATTACTCACAGAACAAGCAAGCCGATTTTAGTTCTAATGAAAACACCTTGGTTATAAATACCAATCAGCCAAAAGGGAAAATGGTACAAGTATTATTCGAGCCAAATACCAAGTTGAGTGATTCCCTAACTTACGATATTACAGCTTGGAGTTTACCTTACGCTTACGGCCTAGAAGCGGTAGGCAGCAGTAAATCCTTAACTATTAATAATATTGCATCTGTTCCATCTGCAATTAATTCTACTACGAATGCAAGTGCATATATCTCGAAATGGGATAGTATGAAAGACGCTCGTTTTTTAGCAGCTTTACTAAAAGAAGGAATTAAGGTAAGATTCAGCACCTTGGAATTTGAAAATGCAGAGCAGAAATTCAACCCTGGTAGTCTTGTTATTACAAAAAGCGATAACAGAACTTTAAAGGATTTCAATTCTAAACTGATAGAAATAGCCAATAAGCATGGAAGACAACTTACTGCTGCAAACACAGGATTTTCTAAAAGCGGACCCGATTTTGGTTCTTCAGAAATAAAAATTATCAATCAGCCAAGAGTTGGCGTGCTTCGGGGAGAAGGAGTTTCTTCCTTAAACTTTGGGGAGATTTGGCATTTTTTCGAACAAGATCTAAAATATCCAATCACTCCAATTGATACCGATTATTTTAAAAATATAGATTTTTCCCTGATCGATATTCTGGTCCTGCCTTCTGGAAATTACGGAAAATTACTGAACAAAGAAACCTTGGAACAGCTCACAACTTGGGTTAAAAATGGTGGAAAAATAATTTCAATTGGGAATGCCGTTGGAAGTTTTGCAGGAAAAGAAGGTTTCAATTTAAAGGAAAACAAACCAGAAGCTAAAAAAGACACAACAGCAACAGCAAACTTAATTCCGTATGCAAGTCGCGAGAGAGAAGGCATCAAGGATCTCATTACCGGGAGTATTGTAAGAACAACCCTGGATAAAACGCACCCTTTGGCATTTGGATATGGAGACTCCTATTTCAGTTTAAAATTAAGCAGCAATAGTTACAGCTATTTATCTGAAGGCTATAATGTGGCATATTTAAAGGATGCTCCAGAAATAGTATCGGGTTTTGCAGGAAGTGAAGCTGCCAAAAATATGAAAAATTCCATGATCTTTGGGGAAGAACGAATAGGACAAGGAAGCATCATCTATATGGTTGATAATCCATTATTTAGGGCTTTCTGGGAAAATGGAAAATTGTTTTTTGCGAATGCAGTTTTCTTTGTGAACAATGAAAATTACAGATTGAAAATTTAA